Below is a window of Oceanispirochaeta sp. DNA.
AGCTGGGCACCGCAGTCACAGCGCCGGGAGCCCAGAAGATCGCCGGTGAGGCACTCGGAATGGATGCGGACCAGGGGGGCTTGTGAATCCGTGGCAGAATCAGAAGTTTTATAGAGACAGAAATTCTCTTCCTGTTCCTGATTTGTTTGAATGATCTCCATCTGAAAGTCACCGTATTCCGTGGGCAGAGGAACAGCCTGAGGAAGACCATTCACCCTGTGTGCCGCGATATCCTTCACACTCAAGACTCCCAGGCCCCACTCTTCAGCCAGCTCCTGAATCCTGTTTCCCCGGACCATATGACCGTCCTCATCCATCATCTCACAGATAACGGCCGCTCCTTCCAGGCCGGCTACTCGTGTAAGATACACAGATGCTTCGGTATGCCCCTGCCGCAGGGCCAGTCCGCCCTCAGCCTCCAGGATGGGAAACATATGGCCGGGCCGGGCAAAATCTCCGGGCCTGCAGTCGGGAGAAACCAGGCTCTTCAAGGTGACAGAGCGGTCAAAGGCTGAAATACCTGTTGTACAGCCCTTGACGGCATCAATCGGTGTTCCGAAGCGTGTCCCATGCATTGCACCAGGACCTCCCGTGGTATCCAGGAGGCTGATA
It encodes the following:
- the ribA gene encoding GTP cyclohydrolase II produces the protein MNIKEKVTVEKAAEILASGGMIIVTDHEDRENEGDLVGAVRHAGPEMINFMASKAKGLICCALEQSIFDKAGISLLDTTGGPGAMHGTRFGTPIDAVKGCTTGISAFDRSVTLKSLVSPDCRPGDFARPGHMFPILEAEGGLALRQGHTEASVYLTRVAGLEGAAVICEMMDEDGHMVRGNRIQELAEEWGLGVLSVKDIAAHRVNGLPQAVPLPTEYGDFQMEIIQTNQEQEENFCLYKTSDSATDSQAPLVRIHSECLTGDLLGSRRCDCGAQLNESLRLIGREEGGCLIYLRQEGRGIGLTAKLEAYQLQDRGLDTLEANQHLGYPADGRDYSAAADWLKMKGMTEIRLLTNNPEKVSQLEARGIGVTRIPLVVGENPVNKRYIATKQMRMGHLGA